CGAGGGGGAACTGGGCGAACAGCTCAAGCACGACAACATCGTGGCCATCCACGAGGTCGTCTCGAAGGGGGGCTTCCATTACATCGTGATGGACTTCGTCGAGGGGCGCAACTTGCGCGACTTTTACAAGGTCCGCGGCAAGTTCGAGCCCGAAGAGGCGACCCGCATCACCGAAGGGATCGTCGCCGGGTTGAACTACGCGTTCCAGAAGGGGGTCAGCCACCGCGACCTCAAGATGTCGAACGTCATTGTCTCGAGCGACGGCGTGGCGAAGCTCGTTGACTTCGGCTTGGCGGGGCTCGGCGGCGAGGACGGCGACGACGCCAATCCGCGCACCATCGACTATGCCGGGCTCGAACGAGCCACGAACGTTCGCAAGGACGACGCACGCAGCGACATCTTCTTCGTCGGCTGCATGTTCTATCAGATGCTCAGCGGAAAACCCCCGCTGGCCGAGACGCGCGAGCGCTCGCAGCGTCTCAGCAAGTCGCGCTATCAGAACATCCCGCCGATTACCGAAGTCGCCCCGAAGACCCCGTTGCCGCTGGCCCGGGTCGTGCAGAAGGCGATCGAATTCGACCCCGCTCGCCGGTATCAGACGCCAGGCGAGATGCTGGCCGACGTCAAGCTGGCGGCCAAGCGCCTGGCCGAGGCGGGGCCCGACGCCGACGCCGCGGCGGCCAACGCCAAGCCGCTCGAAGGGCACGGTCCCGACGGCGAGCCGCGGCGTCTGATGGTCGTCGAGTCGGACACAAAGATGCAGGACCTGTTCCGCGAGTTGTTCAAGAAGTGCGGCTACCGGGTTCTCGTGACGAGCGACCCGGACCGCCTGTTCGCCCGGCTGTACGACGGCCCGGCGGCGTTCGACGGTTTGTTGATCAGCACCGGGACCCTCGGCCGCGGCGGCGTCGACGCGTTCAACCGGTTGGGAACCGAAGTCGCGGCCCGGAGCATTCCGGCCGTACTGCTTTTGGGAGACGGGCAGGGACCCTGGAAGGCCGACGTCCCGGCGACCGACCATCGGCGGGTGCTCGCCATGCCGGTGCGGGGACGGGAGCTTCGCGAGGCGCTTCTGCGGTCGTTCAACGCGGCGACGAGCGTGTCTTCATAGACCTTCGGCATGCTTCCCCAGGATGACGTTCGGGAGCGGGCGTCCTTCCCGGCGGCGCCTGTCTCGAAATTCTTAGCGTAAATCGCTCAGATTGGGATGTGCATACTCTCTGCACAGACCTGCGCGATTCTTTCAAGCTTGCGAGTCTGCGGCATGGTTGCCGTCGAAGTCTCAAATCTCGCAGATCTAGGTCGAAATCGCGTATCAGTGCGGATCGCCGTCGACGAGGCCGCGGGAAAGGGGCATGATAAGTGAACTGGGCCACAAGCCCGGAGCGCTTGTCACATTCGGCCACAGCGCTCGCGACACTGTCGCGGGGTTGTCGGCGGCTCGGCTCTGTTC
The window above is part of the Pirellulales bacterium genome. Proteins encoded here:
- a CDS encoding protein kinase; the protein is MAPTLTAEKLAQRALDVGIISEQDLQAVWSELGTRNVEYEQLKQVLVRRGLLTNYQLDRIAEGFKTGFFYGPYKVQYCVGAGTFARVYRACHRDTNELFAVKVLRKRFSANPQDVELFRREGELGEQLKHDNIVAIHEVVSKGGFHYIVMDFVEGRNLRDFYKVRGKFEPEEATRITEGIVAGLNYAFQKGVSHRDLKMSNVIVSSDGVAKLVDFGLAGLGGEDGDDANPRTIDYAGLERATNVRKDDARSDIFFVGCMFYQMLSGKPPLAETRERSQRLSKSRYQNIPPITEVAPKTPLPLARVVQKAIEFDPARRYQTPGEMLADVKLAAKRLAEAGPDADAAAANAKPLEGHGPDGEPRRLMVVESDTKMQDLFRELFKKCGYRVLVTSDPDRLFARLYDGPAAFDGLLISTGTLGRGGVDAFNRLGTEVAARSIPAVLLLGDGQGPWKADVPATDHRRVLAMPVRGRELREALLRSFNAATSVSS